Proteins from a single region of Apium graveolens cultivar Ventura chromosome 7, ASM990537v1, whole genome shotgun sequence:
- the LOC141674901 gene encoding uncharacterized protein LOC141674901 translates to MKYISSNFELMHISMNIPEMKKQKWLTHSVEPHLAKEVIHAKSAYQVWEDFKHQFSKKNAPAIYQIQKSLASLSQGTMNVSAYFTKLKGLWHELDTFRTPPTCNQMKVHNEQKEEDRMMQFLMGLSKTYNVVRSNILMMSPLPNIHQAYSLVFQDETQ, encoded by the coding sequence ATGAAGTACATCTCCTCTAACTTTGAACTTATGCACATTTCCATGAACATTCCAGAAATGAAAAAACAGAAATGGCTCACTCATTCAGTAGAACCTCATCTGGCCAAAGAAGTTATTCACGCCAAATCTGCTTATCAAGTGTGGGAAGATTTCAAGCATCAATTTTCAAAGAAAAATGCACCAGCAATTTATCAAATTCAGAAATCACTGGCCTCTCTTTCACAAGGAACCATGAATGTATCAGCTTACTTCACAAAACTCAAAGGCCTTTGGCATGAACTGGATACTTTTCGAACTCCACCAACATGCAACCAAATGAAAGTTCATAATGAGCAGAAAGAAGAAGATAGAATGATGCAATTTCTTATGGGTCTCAGCAAAACCTACAATGTTGTACGCTCCAACATTCTCATGATGTCACCATTGCCTAATATACATCAAGCATATTCCCTTGTCTTTCAAGATGAAACACAGTGA